The following proteins come from a genomic window of Nicotiana tomentosiformis chromosome 12, ASM39032v3, whole genome shotgun sequence:
- the LOC138902485 gene encoding uncharacterized protein, which yields MSKKDSKAWLMIWVLLFQEFDIDIQDMKGSENQVADHLSRLEKEGRSHDGLEINDSFPDEKLLAHSMKGVPWFADLANFLVCGIIPDEFSSSQRKKLKSDCQDYYWDKPYLFWICTDD from the coding sequence atgagcaaaaaggactccaaagctTGGTTGATGATATGGGTACTCTTGTttcaagaatttgatattgacatccaagatatgaaaggtagtgaaaaccaagtggcggaccacttgtctcgatTGGAGAAGGAGGGGAGgtcgcatgatggccttgaaatcaatgactccttccccgatgagaaacTTTTGGCACATTCAATGAAAGGGGTGCCATGGTTTGCAGACttggcaaattttcttgtgtgtggaatcattccagatgagttctcttcaagccaaaggaagaagctcaaaagtgattgtcaagattattattgggataaaCCATACCTTTTCTGGATTTGTACGGATGATTGA